Within the Pseudomonas sp. SL4(2022) genome, the region ATGTGATTTACATCCCCACCGAAGGCTGCATGAACCTTGCCGCGACGGTCAACGTGGTGCTCTATGACCGCATGGCCAAGGGCAACAACACCAAGTCCGGTCCCAAGTTCAAATAGGCGGCTTATACCGCTAGTGATACCAGGGCGAGCAGCACCAAACCGGTACTGCTCATCCTTCACGCGCCGAGGCTTTAGAAGAACTGCGAGGCGCTGACTTTGATATTACGCCCCACACCCGAGACCGCTTCACCCAGGTAAGGGTAATACTCACGGTTGAACAGGTTATCGACCGTGATGCGTGCTTCAAACCCTTTGACTTGAGTGGGCTGCCAGCTCGCAAATACACCGTGTAAGGCGTATCCCTGACTTTCAGGAAGACTCCAACCGCTCGCCAGGGGGTCATTATCTTCAGGTGAGCGGTCCTGCTTGCGCACGAAATTGCCAGTCCAACCCACTGCCATGTCGACCTCCGGTACTTTCACACCCAAGGTGGCAACTGCTTTGCGCGGAGGAATTTCAGCAATCCAGGTTTTCTCTCCCCATGGATTGCGCGGGGATGCATCACGCTGGCCACGAATGTAGGAAAACGAAAGGCTGCCGAACAGACGCGAACTGTCATAAAAGGACTCAACTTCAACCCCTTCAATCGTGTAACCAGGCAGGTTGCGGTTGTTGCTCAGCGGTTGGGCACACACGCTGTTGCCCGCCCCTGTGCTGATCTGTTCTACGCAGGAGATACCGGTGCGTTTGAAAATCTCATCCTTGCCGCGATTACGAAATAACGTGGTGCGCACCTGCAGGCTGTCGCCATCGCGTAACAGCCGATCGAAATTGGCAATGCTGCCGAGCCTTACACCACGAATCCGCTCTCGCTCCAGATGGCGGCTAGAAGCAGGCACGCTGCTTGCCGCACTCTGCACTTCATAAAGTTCATCAATCAGCGGAGCACGCCAGGTTTTGCTGTAGTCCGCGAAAAACGCCAGGTTGTCGGTGGCCGTCCAGAAGATACCCAAACGTGGCGACCAACCGCTGTAAGTCACGCTGCTGTAATCATGTCCTACAGCTGGATTTGTGCTGCTGTAGCGTGCTGCCAGGTTAGGCTCACCTTGGCTGTATACCTCGTCATATCGCAGCGCCGGGGTGATGGTCAGTGAACCAAAGGTGATTGCATCCTGAATGTAACCACTGCGGGTTTCCTGTTCGCCCGACGGCATGTAATAAGGCTGCATGAGACCGTAGTTGTAGGTCTTATCCTTGATTTTGCTGAGATCCAGCATCAGCGAATCACGCTGATGCCCGTGCCACTGCATACCCACTGTCACTGCGTGATCGAGAACGCCTGTGGTAAAGCGGCTCTCGTTGTTCAACTCGGCAAGTCTGTCGGTGTAGTCCACCCAGCTTTCATTACCCAGCGAGGAAGCAAAGCCAGCGCTGGCATTGGCTGGGCGCTTATCGTGCTGGTCAGTTTTTGAATAGGCGTAGCTGGCCGTAACATTGATCATGGAATTATCCAGCGGCGCGTAATTCCATTTCAGGGAGTAGTTTTCATCGTCCTGATCGCGATAGACCAGCTTACGTTTCCATGCACCATCCAGCCCATATTTGGCGATCTCAGCAGCTGTCGGCGCGGCCATTTCGTCACGTTTGGCCGCAAAAGGCTCCCAGGCATTACTGCCAGACTGCATGGCCGAAAGCGTAAACAGATGTTCGTCATTCAGGCGCAAGTTGCTCTTGAAGAGAAAGGCGTCAAGGCTATTGGACGAATAATCAAAGCGCGTACCGTTGGGTCGCTTGATGTTGTCGCCTTCGCGTCCGTTGAGAAAGAGCAATGCATCCAGCATGCGCTCTTCGGTCTGGCCATAAACGGCACCACTGTAGATATTCTGATGGTCATTGCTGTGATAACCATATTTGAGGAACGCACCGACTGGCTTGCCATCACGCAACAGGTCTTCCGGGTCTTTGGTATCAACCTTGATCACCCCACCAAAACCGCCGTTGCCATACATCATGCTGTGGGGGCCTTTATCCACGTCCACATGCTTGATCAGTTCCGGCTCGATAAATACCGAACCCTGGCGATACTTCTCAAAGCCTTTAGGGGCGCCATCCAGAATGACTTTGACATCTTCAACATCGCCCATGCCCCAGATGTTGAGTGTTTGCCCACCTGGCCTTGGTGAACCGCTGGAACTAACACCTGGCAGCACATCGAGCAGAGACGCGATGTTGTCCGCCTGCTGTCGGTTGATGTCTTCCTCCGTGAGCGTTGAGCGACCAACGCTCTCGCTGGTGATGCGGCTGCCCATCACGGTGGTACTGCCTAGCTCGAGCGTATTGCTTACCTGAGCAGCCTGCTTGCGCTGACGCACTACAAAGCCATCCCCGGTTGGCACCAGTTCGAGCCCACTATTACGCAACAGGTGTTCCAGCGCCTCACGGGGGGTCAATTTGCCACTTAACGCAGGGGCTTGCAGATCACGCATCTGCGCTTCATCGAAGAGAATTTGCAACTGGCTCTGTTGTGCCAATGCATTGATGGCGCTGGCCAAGGGTTGCACGGGTAGGTTGAAGTTGTACGCCTGTGCCTGCGCACTGCTGCTCAGCAGACAACTGGCCAAGGCGCTGCTGACACACAGCTGACGCAAGGTAAAACAGGTGAGGCGGGTTTTCATGCAAGTCTCCCAGATACTGCCAAACCGCCTTCGCAGCCGGCGGACACGAGGAAGACGCAACACAGAACAAAACCCACACCCTCAAATGCAAAATATTTTCATTTACACTGATGAAAGACCACCAAGCGCCTAGCTATTGCGCATGGATCAACACACCATCATCACCCTGATGCTCCACCCGAACCGGCAAGAGGTGAGGCAGCGCCGCAAGAAAGGCATCCGGATCATTGATATTCAGGCTGCCGGAGATACGCTTCTCGGCCAGGTTGGTGTTGACCAGACGCACGGGGGCTGCGCGGTAATGAGACAGTTCGTCAAGTAACAGCCCCAATGGACGATCACGAAAAACCAGCAGTCCACGACGCCAACTGGCGATTTCCTCATGCCCCAGGCGCAGCTGTTGTAGGTGCTTGCTGCGGTGGTCGAACGCAAGTCCCTCGCCCGCCCCTAGCATGACCTGCTGCGCTGAGCCGAGCTGCGGCTGCACCATGACCCGACCGCTTTCTACCGCCACGGCCAGGTGCTCGCGACTGCGGCGCACACTGAAACGCGTACCCACCACACGTACACGGCTCTGACCCGCGATCACTTCGAAGGGCCGCGCCACATCCGGGGCGACCGCAAAGAAGGCCTCGCCGTCCAGCAGCTCAGCTTCGCGATGATCGGGATACAGACGCACCTGTAACCGGCTACCGACGTTCAGATCAATCCGCGTGCCATCCGCGAGTTCAACCTGCCGCTGTTCATTCGCTTCGCTGGACAGGCTTAGTTCTTGAACAGGCAATGCGCCGAACCAGTTTTGGGGTGTGGCCAACACGCTGCACAACAGCACCACTGAAGCGGCCAGGGCACGCCCTGGCGTCCAGCGCCGCACTCTGCGCATCGGCAGTACGGCCCCAGGTAGCAAGACTGGACGCGGCATCAGATCAAAGTCTGCCCAGACGCGCTGCATATCGGCCAGTGCACACACATGGGAAATATCGGCCGTCAACCAGGCATCCAATTGCGCCTGTTCATCGCTCGACAGGCCACGGCAGCAGCGGCTGAACCAAACGGCAGCCTGTTCATCAATCACGGTCTGATTCAGTGAATGCACATTCATGGCACCACCTCGGCACCGCAGCCTTCGACGCGCCGCTTGCAGTGCAACAAGGCGCTGGCGATGTGCTTCTCCACCATGCTCAGAGAAATGCCCATGCGCTCAGCTACTTCGGCCTGGGACAAGCCCTCGAAGCGATGCAGCACAAAGGCCTCCCGACGCCTCGGCGACAACTCATCCAACGCCAGGGCCAACATCTGCAAGCGCTGACGTTGCTCGATTGTCTCCAGGGGACTGACGCCCTGCTGATCAACCAGGGTATCCAGACTTTGTCCTGTGGCGGCATCGTCATTGAACGGTGCTTGGGCCTGCTGTCGACGCCAATGATCGCGCAGCAGGTTGCGGGCAATCTGAAACAGAAATGCCCGTGGCTGCTGCACTGTGCTGCGCTCACGCCAGCACAGCCAGTGGGTGAAGGCATCCTGGGCCAGGTCAGCAGCATCGGCTGCGCTGCCCAGGCGCTTGCCGAGAAACTTCAGCAACTCGGCATGCAAGGTGCGGTAAGCCAGAGAAATCGAGCCATGAAATTGCTCATCCATGGCGATACGGTTGATACAGCTGACAACTGATGAACACCCTAACTCCTGACCTGCGGCGACCGTACAACGCAGCGCGGTACGTTGATCGGCAAGACTTAAATGATAATGCTTATCATTAGATAATTTTCAGATTGAAGTGGTCAAGCACCACTTAACACATGCGGCGCAAACAACAACGCCACCTATGGGTGGCGCTGCTTGCAGGTGTTACAGCGGGGATCAAAGCCCGGACTTGAGCCGACTGAATGCACGTGTCAGGGCGCGGTTGAACGCCGGATTATTGTCGTTCTTGGTGTACAGTTGAGCGCGTATCGCAGCGGGTGGATAGGTGCCTGGGTCAGCAAGAATCGCTGGCTCGACCGTGGCATTCGCCGCCGGCACTGCATTGGCGTAGTAGATAGTGTTAGTGATGGCGCCGATGACATCAGGCGTCATCAGATGATCCATCAACGCCAGGCCCGCCTCAGGATGCGGCGCATCCTTGGGGATGACCATCGCATCGAACCAGATCAGCGTGCCTTCGCGCGGAATGCTGTAGTGCAGGCTGTAGGCCTTGCCCGCCTGCTCAGCCTGGCCGGCCGCCATCGACACGTTGCCGTTCCATGACATCGCCAGGCAGGTATCGCCGTTGGCCAGGTCGCTGATGTTACGGTCGTTGTCGAAGTAGCGGATCGATGGCCGTACCTTGGCCAAGTGCGCCTCGGCCAGTTTCAGATCGTCCAGGCGCTGCTGGTTGATATCCAGCCCCAGGTAGCGGAACGCAGCGGCAAACACCTCATTGGGGTCGTTGAGGAAACTCACCCCACAGTCGGCGAATTTCGCCACGACGGCTGGATCCATCAGCATGGCCCAGCTGTCGGTTGGCGCATTGGCCATGCGCGTGTTGATGGCCTGCTGCTGGTAGCCAAAGCCGGTGGTGCCCCACACATACAACCCGGCATAGCGGTTACCCGGATCAAAGGTCGCCATATGCCCGGTGAACTCCGGATCAAGCTCACGAAGATGCGGCACTGCGGCCTTGTCCAGCGGCTGTACAGCCCCACTTTTGATGGCCCGCTGCAGATGCTGCCCAGCGGTGAGCACCAAGTCATATCCGCTGCGCCCGGTGAGCAGCTTGGTTTCCACGGTTTCCAGCGAGTCGAAATGATCGACCACCACCTTAATCCCGGTCTTCTGCTCGAAGCTACTGAGAGTGTCCGGGGCCAGGTACTCGCCCCAGATAAATAAATTGACCTGCTTCGGCGCTTCGGCCGCCAGCGCCTGAACGCTGGCGGCCAAACCAAGGGCTAAGAGACTGATATGCAGCTTCATAAGAGCCTCCTAGGCGCGCGTGGGCGCGGCGTATTGCGGCATGGTGATGCAGGCGACATTGCCGCCGCCGAGGAGAATTTCCCGCGAATTGTCGATGCCGAGGATGCGGTGTTTGGGGAACAACTCGGCCAAGGTGGCCTGGGCCACGCGGTCGCACGGGTCGTTGAACAGCGGCACAACGATGGCCGAGTTGCCGGCGTAATAGTTGATGTAGGAGGCGCAGATCTGTGTGCCGGCCTGACGGGTGTGGGTCGAATCATCCTGATCCAGCCCTTCGGCCTCCTCCGCGGTCCACTCCAAAACCCGTGGTTGCGGCAATTTGTGAATTTCCAGCTCGCGACCCTGGGCGTCGCGGGTGCTGCGCAGGATATCGTAGGCCTCCTGGTAGATTTCCCACTGCGGATCATTGCGGTCGTCGGTCCACTGCATCACCACCACACCGGGACGGACGAAACAGGCCAGGTCGTCGATATGGCCGTCGGTCTCATCGAACTTGCAGCCGCGTGGCAACCAGATCACCTGCTCGGCACCGAGGTAATCCTGCAGGCGGCGGGTCATCTCGTCCTTGCCCAGGTGGGCGTTGCGGTTGCGGTTTAGCAGGCACTGTTCGGTGGTCAGCAGGGTGCGCTGGCCATCAGTCTGGATACCGCCCATTTCGGCGATAAAGGGCGCGCGATAGCGGTCATAACCTTCGATTTCGAGGATCTTCTGCGCGATCTGATCATCTTTGTCCCAAGGGTAGTACAAACCGCCATCGAGGCCGCCGTAGGCGTTGAATTCGAAGTCCACGCCGCGCACTTCGCCGGTTGCATCATTGACCAGAAAGGCCGGGCCGCTGTCGCGAAACCAGGTGTCGTTGCAAGTCATCTCCACCACCCGCACATGGGCCGGCAACTGGCGACGGGCGTTGGCGTACTGGCTGGCCGAGGCGCACACGGTCACCGGCTCGCTGCTGGCAATCGCCGTGACGATATCCACCCAGACCTTCTGCGCCGGCTTGGCACCGTTGCGCCAGACATCGGTGCGCTCCGGCCAGCCAAGCCAGCAACCGGCCTTGGGTTCGAATTCGCCAGGCAGGCGGAAACCATCGATTTTAGGGAGAGAGGTCAGGGAGCGGGCCATTGCAAGGTACTCGTCGGTGGCTGAGGAATAGCTCGACAGTACCTGCGCTCAAGCGCCCGCGACCAATGACCATTTTCGCGGATTCGATGAATTAAATTCAGATATCAACCAGCTGATCAGTGAACCATTCAACGAACTGCGCAACCGCCGGCTTCTCCAGGCGCAGACGTTCGCAGACCAGCGCGTACTGCCCGAGCGAGGCCACACTGGCGGCGAATGGCCGCACCAGACGGCCGCTGGCGAGGTCTTCGGCACTGGTCAGGTTATCGCCAATCGCCACACCCTGACCGCGCGCAGCCGCTTCCATGGTCAGCCCGGCATGGCCGAGATACAGGTGGCGCTGCGGCTGGATATCGCCGGCGTGAG harbors:
- a CDS encoding TonB-dependent receptor, which produces MKTRLTCFTLRQLCVSSALASCLLSSSAQAQAYNFNLPVQPLASAINALAQQSQLQILFDEAQMRDLQAPALSGKLTPREALEHLLRNSGLELVPTGDGFVVRQRKQAAQVSNTLELGSTTVMGSRITSESVGRSTLTEEDINRQQADNIASLLDVLPGVSSSGSPRPGGQTLNIWGMGDVEDVKVILDGAPKGFEKYRQGSVFIEPELIKHVDVDKGPHSMMYGNGGFGGVIKVDTKDPEDLLRDGKPVGAFLKYGYHSNDHQNIYSGAVYGQTEERMLDALLFLNGREGDNIKRPNGTRFDYSSNSLDAFLFKSNLRLNDEHLFTLSAMQSGSNAWEPFAAKRDEMAAPTAAEIAKYGLDGAWKRKLVYRDQDDENYSLKWNYAPLDNSMINVTASYAYSKTDQHDKRPANASAGFASSLGNESWVDYTDRLAELNNESRFTTGVLDHAVTVGMQWHGHQRDSLMLDLSKIKDKTYNYGLMQPYYMPSGEQETRSGYIQDAITFGSLTITPALRYDEVYSQGEPNLAARYSSTNPAVGHDYSSVTYSGWSPRLGIFWTATDNLAFFADYSKTWRAPLIDELYEVQSAASSVPASSRHLERERIRGVRLGSIANFDRLLRDGDSLQVRTTLFRNRGKDEIFKRTGISCVEQISTGAGNSVCAQPLSNNRNLPGYTIEGVEVESFYDSSRLFGSLSFSYIRGQRDASPRNPWGEKTWIAEIPPRKAVATLGVKVPEVDMAVGWTGNFVRKQDRSPEDNDPLASGWSLPESQGYALHGVFASWQPTQVKGFEARITVDNLFNREYYPYLGEAVSGVGRNIKVSASQFF
- a CDS encoding FecR family protein, whose product is MNVHSLNQTVIDEQAAVWFSRCCRGLSSDEQAQLDAWLTADISHVCALADMQRVWADFDLMPRPVLLPGAVLPMRRVRRWTPGRALAASVVLLCSVLATPQNWFGALPVQELSLSSEANEQRQVELADGTRIDLNVGSRLQVRLYPDHREAELLDGEAFFAVAPDVARPFEVIAGQSRVRVVGTRFSVRRSREHLAVAVESGRVMVQPQLGSAQQVMLGAGEGLAFDHRSKHLQQLRLGHEEIASWRRGLLVFRDRPLGLLLDELSHYRAAPVRLVNTNLAEKRISGSLNINDPDAFLAALPHLLPVRVEHQGDDGVLIHAQ
- a CDS encoding RNA polymerase sigma factor, whose protein sequence is MDEQFHGSISLAYRTLHAELLKFLGKRLGSAADAADLAQDAFTHWLCWRERSTVQQPRAFLFQIARNLLRDHWRRQQAQAPFNDDAATGQSLDTLVDQQGVSPLETIEQRQRLQMLALALDELSPRRREAFVLHRFEGLSQAEVAERMGISLSMVEKHIASALLHCKRRVEGCGAEVVP
- a CDS encoding extracellular solute-binding protein, with the translated sequence MKLHISLLALGLAASVQALAAEAPKQVNLFIWGEYLAPDTLSSFEQKTGIKVVVDHFDSLETVETKLLTGRSGYDLVLTAGQHLQRAIKSGAVQPLDKAAVPHLRELDPEFTGHMATFDPGNRYAGLYVWGTTGFGYQQQAINTRMANAPTDSWAMLMDPAVVAKFADCGVSFLNDPNEVFAAAFRYLGLDINQQRLDDLKLAEAHLAKVRPSIRYFDNDRNISDLANGDTCLAMSWNGNVSMAAGQAEQAGKAYSLHYSIPREGTLIWFDAMVIPKDAPHPEAGLALMDHLMTPDVIGAITNTIYYANAVPAANATVEPAILADPGTYPPAAIRAQLYTKNDNNPAFNRALTRAFSRLKSGL
- the aguA gene encoding agmatine deiminase, with amino-acid sequence MARSLTSLPKIDGFRLPGEFEPKAGCWLGWPERTDVWRNGAKPAQKVWVDIVTAIASSEPVTVCASASQYANARRQLPAHVRVVEMTCNDTWFRDSGPAFLVNDATGEVRGVDFEFNAYGGLDGGLYYPWDKDDQIAQKILEIEGYDRYRAPFIAEMGGIQTDGQRTLLTTEQCLLNRNRNAHLGKDEMTRRLQDYLGAEQVIWLPRGCKFDETDGHIDDLACFVRPGVVVMQWTDDRNDPQWEIYQEAYDILRSTRDAQGRELEIHKLPQPRVLEWTAEEAEGLDQDDSTHTRQAGTQICASYINYYAGNSAIVVPLFNDPCDRVAQATLAELFPKHRILGIDNSREILLGGGNVACITMPQYAAPTRA